From Aristaeella lactis, the proteins below share one genomic window:
- a CDS encoding helix-turn-helix domain-containing protein, protein MEQSLREYAGWAEEEACIPGEDPVEEMLRAREDEKRCPVQAWLVPVVDDMDRCIRERFSTLILQEMNARLANGELSLLLGNAAVSERIAPRDLEIGTITCWRLNRTDFLADVDLSVSMTVEKEGRDIAGRFGFCLGLWFCTEEGFSCEVQELHLAADKPDRSFWKLDRFLVPILREDEIESGAERLWENLLPGIKDPKDRTARMLAEKLGLEIREMRLHCQNRTRSILFFREGTVLVQDEKKPGEEDFPLPVSRQVPANTIVINTAARSECRDLDILHECIHYEWHLLFYRLQKLMSTNPLEIRYRTVRNSIGRPASDPLRFMEHQARSGSIALLLPQNLIRGKAWRLFQQASTYPSVEGYINHPGFRWDRVIRRLSDEYGAPRTTLRRRLVQLGHPAARGAVNYVDGRYITPFAFTEEHSSRGQATLVISRKALTDLYHRSSEFRQLMGRGDFVYADGHVCMNDPQFLRPTKEGARLTPWANAHADACCLWFEKVWLRENEESVWLFGTLNSNEDYVREYDRFLDRRLSLTARERLARRNRLMQSMPNDFPDALVYLMENRDGGKVTLEELAALAHVSSKTVSRYRGGMRSGYNPDVVVALCIALHLPPWLSRLMLDKAGFSIKSYGPRGHYGEILDCCFMDTIPEVQEYLRAAGYPELKLQED, encoded by the coding sequence ATGGAACAGTCTTTGAGAGAGTATGCCGGCTGGGCTGAGGAAGAAGCCTGCATCCCGGGGGAAGACCCGGTTGAGGAAATGCTCCGCGCCCGGGAGGATGAAAAGCGCTGCCCTGTCCAGGCCTGGCTGGTTCCCGTTGTGGACGATATGGACCGCTGCATCCGGGAACGCTTTTCCACCCTCATCCTTCAGGAAATGAACGCCCGTCTGGCTAATGGCGAACTGAGTCTCCTCCTCGGAAACGCCGCCGTATCCGAGAGGATCGCCCCGCGGGACCTGGAAATCGGCACCATCACCTGTTGGCGGCTGAACCGCACGGATTTCCTGGCGGATGTGGACCTTTCAGTTTCCATGACCGTTGAAAAGGAAGGGCGGGACATCGCCGGCCGTTTCGGTTTCTGCCTGGGGCTCTGGTTCTGCACGGAAGAGGGTTTCAGCTGTGAGGTGCAGGAACTGCACCTGGCGGCAGACAAGCCGGACCGCAGTTTCTGGAAGCTGGACCGCTTCCTGGTACCGATCCTCCGGGAGGACGAGATCGAGTCCGGGGCGGAGCGCCTGTGGGAAAACCTCCTGCCGGGCATAAAGGATCCGAAGGACCGTACCGCCCGGATGCTTGCGGAAAAGCTGGGCCTGGAGATCCGGGAAATGCGTCTCCACTGCCAGAACCGCACCCGCAGCATCCTTTTCTTCCGGGAAGGAACAGTGCTTGTCCAGGATGAAAAAAAGCCCGGGGAGGAAGACTTCCCTCTCCCGGTTTCCCGCCAGGTTCCGGCCAACACCATTGTGATCAATACCGCCGCCCGGTCCGAATGCCGGGACCTGGATATTCTCCATGAATGTATCCATTATGAGTGGCACCTGCTCTTTTACCGTCTCCAGAAGCTGATGAGCACCAACCCGCTGGAAATCCGTTACCGGACTGTCCGCAATTCCATCGGCCGTCCCGCCAGTGATCCCCTCCGCTTCATGGAACACCAGGCACGGAGCGGCAGCATTGCCCTGCTTCTTCCCCAGAACCTGATCCGCGGTAAAGCGTGGCGCCTGTTCCAGCAGGCCAGCACCTATCCCTCCGTGGAAGGCTATATCAATCACCCGGGGTTCCGCTGGGACCGAGTCATCCGCCGCCTTTCGGATGAATACGGTGCTCCCCGCACCACCCTTCGCCGCCGCCTGGTTCAGCTGGGTCACCCGGCTGCCCGCGGGGCCGTCAATTATGTGGACGGGCGGTATATTACGCCCTTTGCCTTCACCGAGGAGCATTCCTCCCGCGGCCAGGCAACCCTTGTCATCAGCCGCAAAGCCCTGACGGACCTGTACCACCGCAGCAGCGAATTCCGCCAGCTCATGGGCCGCGGGGATTTTGTCTACGCGGACGGCCATGTCTGCATGAATGATCCCCAGTTCCTCCGTCCCACCAAAGAAGGCGCCCGCCTGACGCCCTGGGCCAACGCCCACGCCGATGCCTGCTGCCTTTGGTTTGAAAAGGTCTGGCTGCGGGAGAACGAGGAGTCCGTCTGGCTCTTCGGCACCCTGAACAGCAATGAGGATTACGTCCGTGAATACGACCGTTTCCTGGACCGCCGGCTGAGTCTGACTGCCCGGGAACGGCTGGCCCGGCGCAACCGTCTCATGCAGTCCATGCCCAATGATTTTCCGGACGCGCTGGTTTACCTGATGGAAAACCGGGACGGCGGAAAGGTCACCCTGGAAGAGCTGGCCGCCCTGGCCCATGTCTCCAGCAAAACCGTCAGCCGCTACCGCGGCGGTATGCGCTCAGGGTATAATCCGGATGTGGTTGTGGCACTGTGCATCGCCCTTCACCTGCCGCCCTGGCTTTCCCGCCTGATGCTGGACAAAGCCGGTTTCTCCATCAAAAGCTATGGTCCCCGGGGACATTACGGGGAGATCCTGGACTGCTGTTTCATGGACACCATTCCCGAGGTGCAGGAATATCTCCGTGCCGCCGGATACCCGGAGCTTAAACTCCAGGAGGATTAA
- a CDS encoding extracellular solute-binding protein, protein MIRLNGKKVILLFLAAALCVTACVPAFASVGDRILMRYSTTDGYGMDETVQTVVRAGDGICVVLRGQDGKKFLVYKDPKGEPETYTMPDNREPNITQDENGSDIRHYEDVSSVFGWNGEIYALVSRQVSGEDFWKMDGASVKHIKLENGEAVLEDSGLPDMDITDMLNGDDEYQYFDGLNGAFTSGDKLIGQTYGEEGPKLCVVDLQEGTTDVTDLDDSVASIVAGPEGSVLVTRINWESEKAIASMSRMDLADKSEEPLWEKTGEDLYGLNPCYDPESDMLFFAYKGELWRMPLAQPDFDQAESVNDCPSADSGAILLPDGFMVLWSYNVVLLKNTDPAQRGSVTLRIKDFNYSNALSEAIYDMNNTRGDVSVVLDQEYTENPGVLQAMMNRDAYFDIYAMEYEASDCSALRNRGYMLDLSGNEQIAECVNRMYPYLRDAVEKDGKIIGVPVEAYGSSFGINLDVLERLGLKEEDLPKTWEQFFDWVEALPEVLAGQKEASLAGSWEDRLYVRAAILNNLLNQYQVWMDGKGENYLFNSPLLNGLITRLNNLDYEGLGAREHIEDDEGESYDYDEEEYREPLLELYYESTPGGYNSRCKPLLLSFAEGEDPVVPVTITIAYVNPYTEHPQEAMEFLAHSMKNLYTDSRYTVFADQTEAFRYPWYEENLKNWKEELEEYKKQLQEETEDDNRKSLEEEIENLEKIIDDEEKYSWVMSPEEIERYQKNQHLYKVQDYNFIHDMMKNNDDKKEDEEESEYTNEYYDLVYGEKNFGLSADELLNTIDKKIQMIRLEGN, encoded by the coding sequence ATGATCAGACTGAACGGAAAAAAGGTAATCCTGCTGTTTCTGGCTGCTGCGCTGTGCGTGACGGCATGCGTACCTGCCTTCGCGTCAGTGGGGGACCGTATCCTGATGCGGTATTCCACCACGGACGGATATGGTATGGACGAAACCGTCCAGACTGTTGTGCGGGCCGGAGACGGGATCTGCGTTGTGCTCCGGGGACAGGATGGGAAGAAGTTCCTGGTGTACAAAGATCCCAAGGGAGAACCGGAAACCTATACCATGCCGGATAACCGGGAACCCAACATCACCCAGGATGAGAACGGTTCGGACATCAGGCACTATGAGGATGTGAGCTCTGTGTTCGGCTGGAACGGCGAGATCTACGCGCTGGTTTCCAGGCAGGTGTCCGGGGAAGACTTCTGGAAAATGGACGGCGCTTCCGTGAAGCATATTAAGCTGGAAAACGGAGAGGCTGTCCTGGAAGACAGCGGCCTGCCGGATATGGACATCACCGACATGCTTAACGGCGATGATGAATACCAGTATTTCGACGGCCTGAACGGGGCTTTTACGTCCGGGGATAAGCTGATCGGCCAGACCTATGGTGAGGAAGGCCCCAAACTGTGCGTGGTTGACCTGCAGGAAGGGACCACGGATGTGACGGATCTGGATGACAGCGTTGCAAGTATTGTCGCGGGTCCGGAAGGGTCGGTCCTGGTGACGCGGATTAACTGGGAAAGTGAAAAGGCCATAGCGAGCATGAGCCGCATGGACCTGGCAGACAAGAGCGAGGAACCGCTGTGGGAAAAAACGGGAGAAGATCTTTACGGCCTGAATCCCTGCTATGATCCCGAAAGCGACATGCTGTTCTTTGCGTACAAAGGCGAACTGTGGAGGATGCCGCTGGCCCAGCCGGACTTTGACCAGGCTGAATCCGTGAACGACTGCCCGAGCGCGGATTCCGGCGCGATACTCCTGCCGGACGGTTTTATGGTGCTGTGGTCCTACAATGTGGTCCTGCTGAAGAATACCGATCCCGCACAGCGCGGCAGCGTCACACTGCGGATCAAGGACTTTAATTATTCCAATGCCCTGAGTGAAGCAATCTATGATATGAACAATACCCGGGGTGACGTTTCCGTTGTCCTGGACCAGGAATACACGGAAAATCCCGGTGTTCTGCAGGCGATGATGAACCGTGACGCGTACTTCGACATTTACGCGATGGAATACGAGGCCAGCGACTGCAGCGCGCTGCGCAACCGCGGATACATGCTGGACCTGAGCGGAAACGAGCAGATCGCTGAATGTGTAAACCGGATGTATCCCTATCTCCGGGATGCCGTGGAAAAGGATGGAAAGATCATCGGCGTTCCGGTGGAAGCATACGGATCATCGTTCGGTATCAACCTGGATGTGCTGGAACGGCTGGGCCTGAAGGAAGAAGACCTTCCGAAGACCTGGGAGCAGTTCTTTGACTGGGTGGAAGCTTTGCCGGAAGTGCTGGCGGGCCAGAAGGAAGCGTCCCTGGCGGGAAGCTGGGAGGACCGCCTGTATGTCCGCGCGGCCATCCTGAACAATCTTCTGAACCAGTACCAGGTCTGGATGGACGGCAAAGGCGAAAACTATCTTTTCAATTCCCCGCTGCTGAATGGCCTGATCACCCGCCTGAACAACCTGGACTATGAAGGCCTGGGCGCCAGGGAACACATAGAGGACGATGAGGGTGAAAGCTATGATTATGACGAAGAAGAGTATCGGGAGCCCCTGCTGGAGCTCTATTATGAGTCCACGCCGGGCGGCTACAACTCCCGTTGCAAGCCGCTGCTGCTGAGCTTTGCTGAAGGTGAGGATCCGGTTGTACCGGTGACGATCACCATCGCGTACGTCAATCCCTATACAGAGCATCCCCAGGAGGCCATGGAGTTCCTGGCGCATTCCATGAAGAACCTGTACACGGACAGCCGGTACACGGTCTTTGCGGATCAGACGGAAGCTTTCCGGTATCCCTGGTATGAGGAAAATCTCAAGAACTGGAAGGAAGAACTGGAAGAATACAAAAAACAGCTCCAGGAGGAGACGGAAGACGATAACAGGAAATCCCTGGAAGAAGAGATCGAGAACCTGGAAAAGATAATTGATGATGAAGAAAAGTACAGCTGGGTCATGAGTCCCGAGGAAATTGAACGGTACCAGAAGAACCAGCACCTGTATAAAGTGCAGGACTACAACTTCATCCATGACATGATGAAAAACAATGACGACAAAAAAGAGGACGAAGAAGAGTCCGAGTATACCAATGAGTACTATGACCTGGTATATGGTGAGAAGAACTTCGGACTCAGCGCGGATGAACTGCTGAACACAATCGACAAAAAGATCCAGATGATACGCCTCGAAGGAAACTAA
- a CDS encoding HlyD family secretion protein — MKKVFALLIALALVLGSTALAETGLSYEGKVVAGDSVPIAAPFGGRIGSMTLRKGDPVREGDALVTIQTTMNYAPVEGTVTGLYVAEGDSTEGAKTRYGASLYIEPTRKYKVEANSEKAFNKSENYFIHRGERVYLICVADGTHKGTGIISGMTETGYNIEVTGGEFYLEEKVYVYRDENLSKESRIGKGTVKRSDAVPVEGTGSVLKLHVKNGDFVERGELLFETVDGILDGYYAPDNSVKSPVTGVIASDPKGAGETVTKGDTLMMVVPSKSFQVEFEVPEADLFLLEEGQAVSMELLWDNAAEKNYTGVITGISHMNEDPKEGSDKKLYKAYASFEADERIRLGMTMLIYPVDNTEKTEEPEE; from the coding sequence ATGAAAAAGGTATTTGCACTGCTGATAGCCCTGGCCCTGGTTCTGGGCAGCACAGCCCTGGCTGAAACAGGACTTTCCTACGAGGGAAAGGTTGTCGCGGGAGACTCGGTTCCGATTGCCGCGCCCTTTGGCGGCCGCATTGGATCAATGACGCTGCGCAAGGGCGATCCGGTCCGGGAAGGCGACGCCCTGGTAACGATCCAGACAACCATGAACTACGCGCCGGTGGAAGGTACCGTGACCGGCCTTTATGTGGCAGAGGGTGACAGCACCGAGGGGGCGAAGACCCGCTACGGCGCTTCGCTGTATATTGAACCCACCCGCAAGTATAAGGTGGAAGCGAACAGCGAGAAGGCTTTCAACAAGAGCGAGAATTACTTTATCCATCGGGGTGAGCGGGTTTACCTGATCTGTGTTGCCGACGGCACCCACAAGGGGACGGGCATCATCTCCGGGATGACGGAGACCGGATACAACATTGAAGTGACCGGCGGAGAATTCTACCTGGAAGAAAAGGTCTATGTCTACCGCGATGAGAACCTGTCCAAGGAAAGCCGCATCGGCAAGGGAACGGTGAAACGGTCCGATGCCGTGCCGGTGGAAGGTACCGGCAGCGTATTGAAGCTGCACGTGAAGAACGGTGATTTTGTGGAACGCGGCGAGCTGTTGTTTGAAACGGTGGACGGTATCCTGGACGGGTATTACGCGCCGGATAACAGTGTGAAGAGCCCTGTGACGGGTGTGATCGCCAGCGATCCCAAAGGCGCCGGCGAGACCGTGACCAAGGGCGACACCCTGATGATGGTGGTTCCCTCCAAGAGCTTCCAGGTGGAGTTTGAGGTGCCTGAGGCGGATCTTTTCCTCCTGGAGGAAGGGCAGGCTGTTTCCATGGAACTGCTTTGGGACAACGCCGCGGAAAAGAACTACACAGGCGTTATCACGGGAATCTCCCATATGAATGAAGATCCAAAGGAAGGATCGGACAAAAAGCTTTATAAAGCTTATGCCTCCTTCGAGGCAGACGAACGGATCAGACTGGGCATGACCATGCTGATCTATCCGGTGGACAATACGGAAAAGACGGAGGAACCTGAAGAATGA
- a CDS encoding leucine-rich repeat domain-containing protein, with protein sequence MGKKIGRLIIAVCIALVLLAAGAALAEDPATPTDIDKPTDPPAWEIEGDVLVACRVTDENITVPDGIRVIGPNAFKGLKTMKSVTLPDSVEKISNGAFAECTKLEKVRLGSQTHLQEIGNHAFLNCRQLDTTFVPDGVRVADNAFEGAGKQPDEPTPTPTPTPADDTTPTPTPAQTDETTPTPTPEPTPTPEPTPEPKEPDHEPPASTPEAPQEPEQPSQPSYHGGGGGGGGIRIPHSRGSKTVGPDYDLVGLKQLKDEPDKVMSQLTLDGEALALSMSREGDGENGFTAAGINWQQPENQESIDTLVLTAAGDGAGSGSTWNLNGEVLRKMHKSGILHLVLRDGDQIAVMETEGFLAGWNYDEMKSRGTANRRFEYGIAITPGAPASWQVKVGEETYELTTDEHAGIYLTGVYSGSAEALNLPYDKLFSGE encoded by the coding sequence ATGGGCAAGAAGATTGGCAGGCTGATTATCGCAGTCTGCATTGCTCTGGTCCTCCTGGCCGCCGGCGCCGCACTGGCGGAAGACCCGGCAACACCAACAGATATTGATAAACCGACGGATCCGCCGGCATGGGAAATCGAGGGGGACGTCCTGGTTGCCTGCAGGGTTACGGACGAGAACATAACCGTTCCGGACGGGATCCGCGTGATCGGCCCGAATGCCTTCAAGGGGCTGAAAACCATGAAGAGCGTCACCCTGCCGGATTCGGTGGAGAAGATCAGCAACGGCGCCTTCGCGGAATGTACAAAGCTGGAGAAGGTACGCCTGGGCAGCCAGACGCACCTGCAGGAGATCGGGAATCACGCATTCCTGAACTGCAGGCAGCTGGATACGACTTTTGTGCCGGATGGCGTGCGCGTTGCGGACAACGCGTTTGAAGGAGCGGGAAAACAGCCGGATGAGCCGACGCCGACGCCGACACCAACGCCGGCGGACGATACGACACCGACCCCGACGCCCGCCCAGACGGACGAGACCACACCGACACCAACGCCGGAACCCACACCGACGCCGGAACCCACACCGGAACCGAAGGAACCGGACCATGAACCGCCGGCATCCACGCCGGAAGCGCCCCAGGAACCGGAACAGCCGAGCCAGCCATCCTATCATGGCGGAGGCGGCGGAGGCGGTGGGATCAGGATCCCCCACAGCCGCGGCAGCAAAACCGTGGGACCGGATTACGACCTGGTGGGCCTGAAACAGCTGAAGGATGAACCGGACAAGGTGATGAGCCAGCTGACGCTGGACGGCGAGGCCCTGGCGCTTTCCATGAGCCGGGAAGGGGACGGGGAAAACGGCTTTACCGCGGCCGGGATCAACTGGCAGCAGCCGGAAAACCAGGAATCCATCGATACCCTGGTGCTGACCGCCGCGGGAGACGGCGCGGGAAGCGGGAGCACCTGGAACCTGAACGGGGAGGTGCTGCGCAAGATGCACAAGAGCGGCATCCTGCACCTGGTCCTCCGGGACGGCGACCAGATCGCCGTGATGGAAACCGAAGGCTTCCTGGCCGGATGGAATTACGATGAAATGAAAAGCCGGGGCACAGCAAACCGGCGCTTTGAATACGGCATAGCGATCACTCCCGGTGCACCTGCTTCCTGGCAGGTGAAGGTCGGGGAGGAAACCTATGAACTGACTACGGATGAACACGCGGGGATTTACCTGACCGGGGTTTACAGCGGGTCCGCGGAAGCGCTGAACCTGCCGTACGATAAATTGTTTTCTGGTGAGTGA
- a CDS encoding TrpB-like pyridoxal phosphate-dependent enzyme, with product MANNEIPYKIYLTENEMPTYWYNLRADMKNKPAPLLNPGTHQPMTAAELSGVFCDELVQQELDNDTREYPVPKEILDFYKMYRPSPLVRAYCLEKKLGTPAKIYYKFEGNNTSGSHKLNSAIAQAYYAKKQGLKGVTTETGAGQWGTALSMACAYFELDCKVYMVKVSYEQKPFRREVMRVYGASVTPSPSMTTQVGQKILAEHPGTTGSLGCAISEAVEVAVGNPGYRYVLGSVLNQVLLHQSVIGMETKIAMDKYGIKPDTIIGCAGGGSNLGGLIAPFMGEKLRGEADYDFIAVEPASCPSLTRGVYAYDFCDTGMVCPLAKMYTLGSDFIPAPNHAGGLRYHGMSPILSQLYDDKLMRAVSVPQTKVFEAAETFARTEGILPAPESSHAICAAIDEALKCKETGEEKTILFGLTGTGYFDLVAYEKFHNGQMDDYIPTDDELKAFRARLPKI from the coding sequence ATGGCAAACAATGAGATCCCTTACAAAATCTACCTGACTGAAAATGAAATGCCCACCTACTGGTACAACCTGCGGGCAGACATGAAAAACAAGCCCGCTCCCCTGCTGAACCCCGGCACCCATCAGCCCATGACCGCGGCGGAGCTTTCCGGCGTGTTCTGCGACGAACTGGTGCAGCAGGAACTGGACAACGACACCCGCGAGTATCCCGTTCCGAAGGAGATCCTGGACTTCTACAAGATGTACCGTCCGTCTCCCCTGGTCCGGGCCTACTGCCTGGAGAAGAAACTGGGCACTCCCGCGAAGATCTACTACAAATTCGAAGGCAACAACACCAGCGGCAGCCACAAGCTGAATTCCGCCATTGCCCAGGCTTATTACGCCAAGAAGCAGGGCCTGAAGGGCGTGACCACCGAGACCGGCGCCGGCCAGTGGGGCACGGCCCTGTCCATGGCCTGCGCGTATTTCGAGCTGGACTGCAAGGTCTACATGGTGAAGGTTTCCTATGAACAGAAGCCCTTCCGCCGCGAAGTGATGCGGGTGTACGGCGCTTCCGTGACGCCTTCCCCGTCCATGACCACCCAGGTGGGACAGAAGATCCTGGCGGAGCATCCCGGCACCACGGGCTCCCTGGGCTGCGCCATCTCCGAAGCGGTGGAAGTGGCCGTCGGCAATCCCGGTTACCGCTACGTGCTGGGCAGCGTGCTGAACCAGGTTCTGCTGCACCAGTCCGTGATCGGTATGGAAACCAAGATCGCGATGGATAAGTACGGCATCAAGCCGGATACGATCATCGGCTGTGCCGGCGGCGGAAGCAACCTGGGCGGCCTGATCGCTCCCTTCATGGGTGAGAAGCTGCGCGGCGAAGCGGACTACGACTTCATCGCCGTGGAGCCTGCCTCCTGCCCGAGCCTGACCCGCGGCGTATACGCCTATGACTTCTGCGACACGGGCATGGTGTGCCCGCTGGCAAAGATGTACACCCTGGGTTCCGACTTCATCCCCGCCCCGAACCATGCCGGCGGCCTGCGCTATCACGGCATGAGCCCGATCCTGTCCCAGCTGTATGATGACAAGTTGATGCGGGCGGTTTCCGTGCCCCAGACCAAGGTGTTCGAAGCGGCTGAAACCTTCGCCCGCACCGAAGGCATCCTGCCCGCGCCGGAAAGCAGCCACGCTATCTGCGCTGCCATCGATGAGGCACTGAAGTGCAAGGAAACCGGTGAGGAGAAGACCATCCTCTTCGGCCTGACCGGCACCGGCTACTTTGACCTGGTGGCTTACGAGAAGTTCCATAACGGCCAGATGGATGACTATATTCCCACGGATGATGAGCTGAAAGCCTTCCGTGCCCGGCTGCCGAAAATCTGA